In Amphiura filiformis chromosome 1, Afil_fr2py, whole genome shotgun sequence, the following are encoded in one genomic region:
- the LOC140164438 gene encoding uncharacterized protein, producing MKEEHEEDGTIINDKDIVIKRAEEFYQDLYEHEEGDILDVGVDEVDAALKSIKNGKSFGPDEIVAEMLKCGGDTVIQTLANLSTKCLRANTIPSIWKSANVILH from the coding sequence ATGAAGGAAGAACATGAAGAAGATGGTACCATCATCAATGACAAAGATATAGTAATCAAAAGAGCAGAAGAATTCTACCAAGACTTATATGAACATGAGGAGGGAGATATCCTTGATGTGGGAGTAGATGAGGTGGACGCAGCTTTAAAGTCAATAAAAAATGGAAAATCTTTCGGGCCAGATGAAATCGTGGCAGAAATGCTAAAGTGCGGAGGAGATACAGTCATCCAAACATTGGCAAACCTTTCTACCAAATGTCTAAGAGCCAACACTATACCATCAATTTGGAAGAGTGCTAATGTTATTCTGCACTAA